From a region of the Zingiber officinale cultivar Zhangliang chromosome 10B, Zo_v1.1, whole genome shotgun sequence genome:
- the LOC122029841 gene encoding stromal cell-derived factor 2-like protein, giving the protein MAFSFFALAVFLYFGLELPEGSPAPAAAAVEEGVEITYGSVIKLMHEKTKFRLHSHDVPYGSGSGQQSVTGFANVDDSNSYWIVKSQPDSSAKQGDIIPHGTIIRLQHMRTRKWLHSHLHASPITGNLEVSCFGGDDSSDTGDFWRLEIVGNGKTWRQDQRIRLQHVDTVSYLHSHDKKYTRIAGGQQEVCGVRDKRPDNVWLAAEGVFLPINSSK; this is encoded by the exons ATGGCCTTCTCCTTCTTTGCCCTCGCCGTCTTCCTCTACTTCGGCCTCGAGCTTCCAGAAGGATCCCCTGCACCCGCTGCCGCCGCCGTCGAAGAAGGCGTCGAG ataACCTACGGTAGCGTTATTAAGTTGATGCACGAGAAGACTAAGTTTCGGCTGCACTCGCACGATGTGCCATATGGGTCGGGGAGTGGGCAGCAATCGGTCACTGGATTCGCCAACGTGGATGACTCGAATAGCTATTGG ATTGTCAAGTCTCAACCTGATTCATCTGCCAAACAAGGCGATATAATACCTCATGGAACTATCATTAGATTACAGCATATGAGAACACGAAAATGGCTGCATAGTCATCTGCATGCTTCACCAATAACAGGAAATTTGGAG GTGAGTTGCTTTGGAGGAGACGACAGCTCTGACACCGGAGACTTTTGGCG TTTGGAGATTGTGGGAAATGGGAAGACATGGAGACAAGATCAGCGGATAAGGCTGCAACATGTCGATACAGTCAGTTACTTACACAGTCATGACAAGAAATATACTCGCATAGCTGGAGGACAACAAGAG GTTTGTGGAGTTCGCGATAAGCGACCTGATAATGTTTGGTTAGCAGCAGAGGGTGTCTTTCTTCCAATCAATTCGAGCAAGTGA